The following DNA comes from Salvia splendens isolate huo1 chromosome 17, SspV2, whole genome shotgun sequence.
GTAGACATTAAATCCTCTAACTAATTCGAATCATCGACGTGCTAATTATATAACGAAACATCTTACCAACTAAAACACGCTTCATTATCACTTCAGCCGTTCATCGCATagataaaacttaattaactcAACAAGAGAAGACCTCTTAGATACATAATCGAATAGTTGCAATGAACCATTAATCTCAGTAACATACAACAAAATATGCATCAATAAGCATCGTCTGATGAATCAACATGAATTACATATTTGAGTGAATACTCATGAAAAGAAAACCAAACATTACAAAAAGATACACATATTTGTATGGTCTACCTGTGACAGTAGGCAAAGAATGAATAGCTCCGACTTTTCGCCACTCACCTCGTTAGCAACCGAAGCCCCATTGTCAGATCTTCTAATGTGATGGTAACCAAAGAATCTGTGTCTATGCATTCAAAATCAATCCTCAAATCCAGATTCTCTCTAGCATTTACCAGCATTGGATCTACCAGACCTCCATTCATCTCTCTGCGCTGTTTTTCACTCGTTTCTATTTCAATCATCGCTTGGATGGCCTCTGCGCTGCATGAAGGATGCAACTTAAATCCGTACAAAGGACTGCTTTCACCCTGGTTGCTCATTTTAAGATGAAGAATATTGGCCAAATCTGCACTACTGAAGTCATCAAATTGGAAAAATTTTGTCACCCTTCTGCAGAAGCCCTCGTTTGAGGATATTACGCGCTTCATGGGTTCGCTGTACCCAGCAAATATGACGACTACTTTTCCGGTGTCCATGACAGACATGATCTCCTCCAATGCTTCTAATCCGTAATCTTTATCATCCGACTTTTGCATTGGTATCAGGCGATATGCTTCATCTACAAAGAGGATGCCACCCTCGGCTTCTTGAATCTGTAAGAGTGTAAGGAGTTAGTATCGTTAAGAAGTGAAGATAGTTGAACTATAATTGGCTAATTGTTTTTACGAAAAGTACAAAATTTGTCGAATACTTTACCTTTCTTCTTGTCTTTGGACCTGTATGCCCAACAAATTCTCCAACTAAATCTGTTCTTTGCACTTCTGTTACTTTATCTGTCGGAAGTATTCCCACCATGTGCAATAGTTTTCCTAGGACTCGGGCGACCATAGTTTTACCTGTAAGAGAATATCAACAAGATCAATCGTAAGAAATTATAGCAGAACATGCAAGTTTTGCATACTAACTAATCCAAAAAGTAAGGAGCAATTCAAGACAGTAGTTCAGTACCCGTTCCAGGATTTCCTAGAAAGGCCATATGAGGCGGTCTTCTGGCTCCAACTTTGAGTCCAAGGGCTCGCCGCCTCTCATCCAAAAGCATTCCCTTTGCCCATTTTCGTAGTTGTAGCTTCAGCGCATCTAGGCCCACTATATTTGACAATTCATTTTCGAGTGCATCCATCTTGTCTTTGGTCTGGTCGCATGCTTCAATAGCTCTTCGTTTTCGCTGCTCTTCAAGATGTCGGAGGAGAAGATCGCGCAATTTATCATTACCTGGTCCTTGTGATAGATGATTAAGAGGAGTCATTCCCTCCTGCATGTGAGGGTATTTAGAGTTAGCATCAACCAAGAGGATACAATAAAGAGTGCAATGTATCTAGTAATCCAAAAGAGACCATAAGAATGAAATATTAAAGCTAAGCTCGTACATTATCTTCAGCACTACAATTGGCATTATACTCTAGGAGTGTATTAACAGTTGAGCAATCTTCAGCTCGAAGTGTGTGCCAGACAGCAAGATGTAAAGGAGTCATACCATTCTGCCAAACAAATCGGACAAATGGAGTAAGAAGAAATCAGTAACCCAAGACAAAATAAAAGTTGAAAAAGGACAACTTAAGAAGCCAAAGCTCACATTTGCCTTGGCCTCAACAGTAGCACCGTGAGCAAGGAGCAACCTTGCAGCTTCGTTACACCCATTCTTTGCTGCCATATGCAATGGAGTTTCTCCATACTTTCCAATTCATAAGATGAAGATGCATAAGTGAGTCAACAAAAATGTTTTGTTTCTTGAAGAAAGTACGAAAGCAATGCTGATTAAACAACTTATAATGTACTACCATATTCTTGGCCTCCATTTCCACTTTCTCAGGCCCTCGCCAACCGAGAAGAAGTTTTACTATCTCAATGTTGTTGTAACCCGCGGCAACATGTAGGGGTGTCTGTGCCATCTGTATGACATAAGTTAAAAGACTTCAACATGATACTATATTTACTTTGGCTGActatgaaaattattttctgGCATAATTCTTTTGAAAGATGGGCATGAGTACACAATGGGAAGGGAAGAAAGAGAAATAAGGATCTTACGACAGGGTTACAATCATTGAGAAGAGAGGGGTTGTTCTGAAGCAACTTCTGGAATGCATTGATATCTCCAGACTGCGCTAAGCCATGGATTGTGGTAGGCTTCAAAGATCTGGGCCGTTGATCCTTCATTTTCTGCATCGCAATGATTGATCTAAGTCAAAATGTCTACATATTGATTGTAAGACAAAGTTGCTTCAAAACTATGCACAAATTCATATTATTCCTAGACATAAAAAGTGGAAATCCTCATTCTAATGGTACAACAAGAATCTTATATCATACATCTTGAAAATCATAGCTTTAAGGCACACGCCACTATGAAATTTTGTAGTCAAGGCTTCGGACGTACCCACATAGACATAGTCAAGTATAATCAACATAGACACATAATCCCTTAGACATTACAGGTTAACAATGTGATTTCTCTAAAAAGTAGTTGTGTGTACAATGAAAGCTTAAAAATATGATATCTAAAGGGCATTAATGACAAGATTTAGCCTTTCCAGGCCAAAAGGTGGGGCCTTTTCACATGAATATCCCAATATGACATTTGTCCCAAGCAAAATCAGTAACTATTTAAACATGAGCCTGGAAAGGAATGTCTTTAGACACTTCTCAATAAGCATTTATAGACATAATCAAAGACAACACAACGAAGAAAAACATCTCAATTCGAAGAAACTGCAAACTATGACAGCCACTTTTACAAGATAGTTACCTAAGTGAAATGTGCACTACTATTTGTCTACAAATTCAGATAGCTAGTAAAATCTCTTAACAAGGATGTCCATAAACCAGCTAGCTCCCACCCTACCACTAATGCCCATCACTATCAGAAAAAAACTTATGAAACGAAATACAACAAGCACCTATTATTTCCATCCAATATTTTCTATGGCATACAACCTACAACACAAACCGAATAAAAACACCATAAACTAGCTGTACTCCACAAAGAACCAATCGAATTATCAAATTATTACAAAATCGATCCTTATTTATATGCAATTGAACGAATGAAACTAGCTGTACTCCATAAACTAGCTGTACTCCACAATGAAATGCAATTGAACGAATTCCAGCTATCCACACGAATTATTGTTGACTAGCTTTCCCAAAATCACGATTCTCAATTAATAAAGCACAATCTAATAAACGAATAAGGCTAAtcaattcagaaaataaaaaactccAAATTTAGCAATAGCTCCAATCCAAATTGTGAGAAACAAAACCCAAAAAAACTGTCGGAAAAATGCGAAGCGAACCTTCAATTCGAGGTGGAGAAAATCTGGATCCAACTCCCAGCCTTGATGATCCCTATGCTTTGGCGGCCGCGGCAACGAGAGGGGTACAACAATCGGTTTGTTGTCCCTTCTTCGCCTGGGAGATGGATCTGGTATTCTCTTTGAGGGCGTTTCCTTCTCG
Coding sequences within:
- the LOC121773715 gene encoding ribulose bisphosphate carboxylase/oxygenase activase, chloroplastic-like isoform X1 encodes the protein MSMWKMKDQRPRSLKPTTIHGLAQSGDINAFQKLLQNNPSLLNDCNPVMAQTPLHVAAGYNNIEIVKLLLGWRGPEKVEMEAKNMYGETPLHMAAKNGCNEAARLLLAHGATVEAKANNGMTPLHLAVWHTLRAEDCSTVNTLLEYNANCSAEDNEGMTPLNHLSQGPGNDKLRDLLLRHLEEQRKRRAIEACDQTKDKMDALENELSNIVGLDALKLQLRKWAKGMLLDERRRALGLKVGARRPPHMAFLGNPGTGKTMVARVLGKLLHMVGILPTDKVTEVQRTDLVGEFVGHTGPKTRRKIQEAEGGILFVDEAYRLIPMQKSDDKDYGLEALEEIMSVMDTGKVVVIFAGYSEPMKRVISSNEGFCRRVTKFFQFDDFSSADLANILHLKMSNQGESSPLYGFKLHPSCSAEAIQAMIEIETSEKQRREMNGGLVDPMLVNARENLDLRIDFECIDTDSLVTITLEDLTMGLRLLTR
- the LOC121773715 gene encoding ribulose bisphosphate carboxylase/oxygenase activase, chloroplastic-like isoform X3; this translates as MKDQRPRSLKPTTIHGLAQSGDINAFQKLLQNNPSLLNDCNPVMAQTPLHVAAGYNNIEIVKLLLGWRGPEKVEMEAKNMYGETPLHMAAKNGCNEAARLLLAHGATVEAKANNGMTPLHLAVWHTLRAEDCSTVNTLLEYNANCSAEDNEGMTPLNHLSQGPGNDKLRDLLLRHLEEQRKRRAIEACDQTKDKMDALENELSNIVGLDALKLQLRKWAKGMLLDERRRALGLKVGARRPPHMAFLGNPGTGKTMVARVLGKLLHMVGILPTDKVTEVQRTDLVGEFVGHTGPKTRRKIQEAEGGILFVDEAYRLIPMQKSDDKDYGLEALEEIMSVMDTGKVVVIFAGYSEPMKRVISSNEGFCRRVTKFFQFDDFSSADLANILHLKMSNQGESSPLYGFKLHPSCSAEAIQAMIEIETSEKQRREMNGGLVDPMLVNARENLDLRIDFECIDTDSLVTITLEDLTMGLRLLTR
- the LOC121773715 gene encoding ribulose bisphosphate carboxylase/oxygenase activase, chloroplastic-like isoform X2, yielding MQKMKDQRPRSLKPTTIHGLAQSGDINAFQKLLQNNPSLLNDCNPVMAQTPLHVAAGYNNIEIVKLLLGWRGPEKVEMEAKNMYGETPLHMAAKNGCNEAARLLLAHGATVEAKANNGMTPLHLAVWHTLRAEDCSTVNTLLEYNANCSAEDNEGMTPLNHLSQGPGNDKLRDLLLRHLEEQRKRRAIEACDQTKDKMDALENELSNIVGLDALKLQLRKWAKGMLLDERRRALGLKVGARRPPHMAFLGNPGTGKTMVARVLGKLLHMVGILPTDKVTEVQRTDLVGEFVGHTGPKTRRKIQEAEGGILFVDEAYRLIPMQKSDDKDYGLEALEEIMSVMDTGKVVVIFAGYSEPMKRVISSNEGFCRRVTKFFQFDDFSSADLANILHLKMSNQGESSPLYGFKLHPSCSAEAIQAMIEIETSEKQRREMNGGLVDPMLVNARENLDLRIDFECIDTDSLVTITLEDLTMGLRLLTR